Proteins encoded together in one Shewanella oneidensis MR-1 window:
- the flhF gene encoding flagellar biosynthesis protein FlhF — translation MKIKRFFAKDMRAALAQVKDTLGSDAVIMSNKKVNGGIEIVAAVDYDEPKAKASAAAPTFMDVSDDLVSLGGKAPIRAETKLKPSAPADSLQALLEKQQNRLNQQLTHQQQDAELPAWAKGLQAPAAAKAERRDIANSFDKKPQTSQKQNADLEAMRDELASLRNLLTHQVSALMTEHKKRIDPVGAMLESKLLEAEFSPAVASKLAALSQHYTPAELVRALPQSLANMLDNQGDDIVKQGGVVALVGPTGVGKTTSLAKLAARFAAHHGADQVALITTDHYRIGAYEQLATYGKIMGCPVKQAHDLAELEQILYQFRNRKLVLIDTAGMGQRDMRLYQQLDNLTANSRIPIRSYLVLSATGQRRVLQDAVNHFKRIPLSGVVLTKLDESVSLAGALSVLIQSGLPLSYVTDGQRVPEDMKVADTLMLAEQALAALENTEQQSLPDTAWSDNMTCAFE, via the coding sequence GTGAAGATTAAACGTTTTTTTGCCAAAGATATGCGTGCTGCACTGGCTCAAGTGAAAGACACTCTCGGCTCAGATGCGGTGATTATGTCGAATAAAAAAGTTAATGGTGGCATTGAGATCGTTGCTGCGGTTGACTACGACGAACCTAAAGCTAAAGCGTCGGCTGCGGCTCCAACCTTTATGGATGTGAGCGATGACTTAGTTTCTCTTGGCGGTAAGGCTCCTATTCGCGCTGAAACTAAACTTAAACCATCGGCGCCTGCTGACTCATTACAAGCCTTGCTCGAGAAGCAACAAAATCGTTTAAACCAACAACTCACGCATCAACAACAAGATGCCGAGCTTCCTGCTTGGGCAAAAGGATTACAGGCACCTGCTGCGGCTAAAGCTGAGCGCCGTGATATCGCTAATTCCTTCGATAAGAAACCGCAAACTTCGCAAAAGCAAAATGCGGATCTTGAAGCGATGCGTGATGAGTTAGCTTCCTTACGTAATCTGCTCACTCATCAGGTTTCTGCTTTGATGACTGAGCATAAAAAACGTATCGATCCTGTCGGTGCCATGCTCGAATCAAAACTACTGGAGGCGGAGTTTTCTCCAGCAGTAGCGAGTAAGTTAGCCGCATTAAGTCAGCACTATACGCCCGCCGAGTTAGTACGAGCCTTACCACAAAGCTTAGCCAATATGCTGGATAATCAAGGCGATGATATTGTTAAACAAGGCGGCGTTGTGGCGTTGGTTGGTCCAACTGGCGTGGGTAAAACCACCTCCTTGGCTAAACTAGCTGCACGATTTGCCGCCCATCATGGGGCTGACCAAGTGGCTTTGATTACCACTGACCATTATCGTATCGGTGCCTATGAGCAATTAGCAACGTATGGCAAAATTATGGGTTGCCCAGTTAAACAAGCCCATGATCTTGCAGAGTTAGAGCAAATTCTTTATCAGTTCAGAAATCGCAAGCTAGTATTGATAGATACCGCCGGTATGGGCCAACGAGATATGCGGCTTTACCAGCAACTTGATAATTTAACTGCAAATAGCAGAATACCTATCCGCAGTTATCTGGTACTGTCTGCGACTGGACAGCGCCGCGTGCTGCAGGATGCTGTAAATCACTTTAAACGCATTCCATTATCTGGTGTTGTACTCACCAAACTCGATGAATCCGTGTCATTAGCGGGCGCATTAAGTGTGTTGATCCAAAGTGGGTTGCCATTAAGTTATGTTACGGATGGGCAGCGAGTGCCCGAAGATATGAAAGTCGCTGATACTTTAATGCTCGCGGAGCAGGCATTAGCGGCCTTAGAAAACACAGAACAACAATCGTTACCAGACACAGCGTGGTCAGATAATATGACCTGTGCATTCGAGTAG
- a CDS encoding RNA polymerase sigma factor FliA, with protein MNKAAAYTCLDNKTSIVEQYAPLVKRIAHHLLARLPASVQLDDLLQAGMMGLLEASSKFDGGKGAKFETFAGIRIRGAMLDEIRRGDWVPRSVHRNNRRIAQAIDELEQVLGRDARDTEIAEKLDMTLDEYHHILNDVSVGKIIGIEDLGVSEDILTTSDNVSDGTFEVLAETQFHSALVEAIKILPERDALVLSLYYDEALNLKEIGAILEVSESRVSQILSQAMLRLKGKLKQWT; from the coding sequence GTGAATAAAGCCGCAGCGTATACTTGTTTAGACAATAAAACGTCAATCGTTGAACAGTATGCACCGTTGGTTAAAAGAATTGCACATCACTTGCTTGCCAGATTACCTGCCTCAGTGCAGTTAGATGACCTGCTACAGGCTGGGATGATGGGATTATTAGAAGCATCATCTAAGTTTGATGGCGGTAAAGGTGCAAAGTTTGAAACCTTCGCCGGCATAAGGATCCGTGGCGCCATGTTGGATGAAATCCGCCGTGGCGATTGGGTTCCTCGTTCTGTTCACCGTAATAATCGCCGAATTGCCCAAGCTATTGATGAGTTAGAGCAAGTGCTAGGTCGTGATGCGCGCGACACAGAAATTGCAGAAAAACTTGATATGACGCTCGATGAGTACCATCATATTCTTAACGATGTTTCTGTTGGTAAAATCATAGGGATAGAAGACTTAGGCGTATCAGAGGATATACTCACTACAAGCGATAATGTTAGCGATGGTACGTTTGAGGTATTGGCAGAAACCCAGTTTCATTCTGCACTTGTTGAGGCGATAAAAATATTGCCCGAAAGAGATGCGCTAGTGCTATCGTTATACTACGATGAAGCATTGAATTTAAAAGAAATTGGCGCCATTCTTGAAGTAAGCGAATCGCGAGTTAGCCAGATATTAAGTCAGGCAATGTTGCGACTCAAAGGCAAACTCAAGCAGTGGACATAA
- a CDS encoding protein phosphatase CheZ, with protein sequence MKSQTSGLITLEHAQRLVELLSANEHSQADDLFRELAAPLQRELFDEVGKLTRQLHSALMDFQIDNRLVELANTEIPDAKERLSYVIDMTEQAANKTMDAVEECLPLANALTANIQQVMPSWEKLMRREIALTDFKVLCHNVQHLMSRSELDSNRLRELLNQILMAQDFQDLTGQMIRRVIDLVMEVESNLVSMLTVFGEQPMIESQITQKNNIEAEGPIMNAELRQDVVTGQDEVDDLLSSLGF encoded by the coding sequence ATGAAGTCACAAACATCAGGGCTCATCACGCTCGAGCATGCTCAGCGTTTAGTAGAACTATTAAGTGCAAATGAACACTCTCAAGCTGATGATTTATTTAGGGAATTAGCTGCTCCTCTCCAGAGGGAACTCTTTGATGAGGTGGGTAAACTGACTCGCCAATTGCACAGTGCATTAATGGATTTTCAAATCGATAATCGTTTAGTTGAGTTAGCGAATACAGAAATACCGGATGCTAAAGAGCGGCTAAGTTATGTAATTGACATGACTGAGCAGGCGGCAAATAAGACCATGGATGCCGTTGAGGAATGCTTGCCGTTAGCGAATGCATTAACCGCGAATATTCAACAAGTGATGCCATCGTGGGAAAAATTAATGCGTCGCGAAATTGCCCTAACTGACTTTAAGGTGCTTTGCCATAATGTTCAGCATTTGATGTCGCGCAGTGAATTGGACTCGAACCGATTACGCGAATTACTTAACCAAATATTGATGGCGCAAGATTTTCAAGACCTGACTGGACAAATGATCCGTCGGGTAATCGATCTAGTGATGGAAGTTGAAAGTAATCTGGTGTCTATGCTGACGGTGTTTGGTGAGCAGCCAATGATTGAGAGTCAGATTACTCAGAAAAATAATATTGAAGCTGAAGGGCCGATAATGAATGCCGAGCTTCGTCAAGATGTAGTAACAGGTCAAGACGAAGTGGATGATCTGCTATCGAGTCTGGGTTTCTAA
- a CDS encoding MinD/ParA family protein, translated as MTLDQASGLRMMNQPYNEKVKVIAVTGGKGGVGKTSVSINTAVALAEKGKRVLVLDADLGLANVDVMLGIRAERNLSHVLSGDAELDDIIVRGPKGIGIVPATSGTQGMVELSPAQHAGLIRAFSEMRTQFDILIVDTAAGISDMVLSFSRASQDVLVVVCDEPTSITDAYALIKILSREHGVFRFKIVANMVRSLREGMELFAKLSKVTDRFLDVALELVATIPFDENLRKSVRKQKLVVEAYPKSPSAIAYHGLANKIMSWPVPQQPGGHLEFFVERLVHRPDFQEEKTSE; from the coding sequence ATGACCCTGGATCAAGCAAGTGGTTTACGTATGATGAATCAACCCTATAACGAAAAAGTGAAAGTAATCGCGGTTACGGGTGGTAAAGGTGGCGTGGGTAAAACCAGCGTGTCCATCAATACTGCCGTAGCATTAGCCGAGAAGGGCAAGCGTGTCTTAGTACTTGATGCTGACCTTGGCTTAGCAAACGTCGATGTCATGTTAGGGATCCGTGCTGAGCGTAACCTTTCCCATGTACTGTCTGGCGATGCTGAATTAGATGACATTATTGTCCGCGGTCCTAAAGGTATTGGCATTGTGCCTGCGACATCCGGTACTCAAGGCATGGTGGAATTGAGCCCAGCACAACATGCTGGTTTAATTCGTGCTTTTAGCGAGATGCGTACCCAGTTTGACATTCTTATCGTGGATACTGCGGCAGGGATTTCGGACATGGTGCTCAGCTTTTCCCGTGCATCACAGGATGTACTCGTCGTCGTATGTGATGAACCAACGTCTATTACTGACGCCTATGCGTTAATCAAAATCCTTAGTCGTGAACACGGCGTCTTTCGCTTTAAAATTGTTGCAAATATGGTGCGTAGTTTGCGCGAAGGTATGGAATTGTTTGCTAAACTCAGTAAAGTGACCGACAGATTTCTGGATGTGGCACTTGAATTAGTGGCAACCATTCCATTTGACGAAAATTTGCGTAAATCGGTTCGTAAGCAAAAGTTAGTGGTTGAGGCTTACCCTAAGTCTCCTTCGGCCATTGCTTACCATGGTCTAGCGAATAAAATTATGAGTTGGCCAGTTCCACAGCAACCTGGTGGGCATTTGGAGTTTTTCGTTGAGCGTTTAGTTCATCGACCAGATTTTCAAGAGGAAAAAACGAGTGAATAA
- a CDS encoding chemotaxis protein CheA: protein MAFDVDEEILQDFLIEAGEILELLQEQLVALENNPDDTDLLNAIFRGFHTVKGGAGFLSLTPMVDVCHEAENTFDLLRTGKRSVTAELMDIILQAVDAINTMFAQTQQGEQQDPADAALLAKLKLLSSGEPLPSELGQRAPEPELIPEPEPVIETIVEVAVVEEMPVETVDSASSSIDEINDAEFEALLDALHGNGKGPGVATSNVAAASISNAVKPPAQAATSGDDITDDEFEALLDELHGSGKFSGKVEESVPAKLKAEVVAAPASATVPTATSVDSDEITDDEFERLLDELHGKGGTPVKAVAKAEAAKTVPTPVAATATPVAPKASVTAAIPPTVKPKAEVVVAEKAPVKAAAAASSTSVPQGETTVRVDTARLDQIMNMVGELVLVRNRLVSLGISRDDEEMSKALANLDLVTADLQGAVMKTRMQPIKKVFGRFPRVVRDLARTLNKEIDLVLVGEETDLDKNLVEALADPLVHLVRNSVDHGIEMPNDREASGKPRTGVITLSASQEGDHILLKIEDDGAGMDPEKLKQIAIKRGVLDEDSAARMTDNEAYNLIFAPGFSTKVEISDISGRGVGMDVVKTRITQLNGTVHIDSMKGKGTILEIKVPLTLAIMPTLMVDVAKQVFALPLSSVNEIFHLDLTKTNIVDGQLTVIVRNKAVPLFYLEHWLHRNKTNFKHGDKKHGHVVIVQLGIMQIGFVVDALIGQEEVVIKPLGALLHGTPGMAGATITSDGGIALILDVPGLLKHYAKNKS from the coding sequence ATGGCCTTTGATGTAGATGAAGAGATACTCCAGGACTTTTTAATTGAGGCGGGGGAAATATTAGAGTTGCTTCAAGAGCAGCTTGTTGCCCTTGAAAATAATCCTGATGATACTGACTTGCTAAATGCCATTTTTAGAGGGTTTCACACCGTCAAGGGCGGCGCGGGTTTCCTTAGTCTGACTCCCATGGTTGATGTCTGCCATGAGGCAGAAAACACATTCGATTTATTACGCACTGGTAAGCGCAGCGTCACAGCAGAGTTAATGGACATCATTCTTCAGGCTGTTGATGCGATTAATACCATGTTTGCTCAAACCCAGCAGGGAGAGCAACAAGATCCCGCGGATGCTGCATTACTCGCCAAATTAAAACTACTGAGCTCAGGTGAGCCACTGCCCTCCGAATTAGGGCAACGTGCGCCAGAGCCTGAACTTATTCCAGAGCCTGAACCCGTTATTGAAACCATCGTTGAAGTGGCCGTAGTTGAAGAGATGCCTGTTGAAACAGTCGACTCTGCAAGCTCAAGCATTGATGAAATTAATGACGCAGAATTTGAAGCTTTGCTTGATGCCCTGCATGGAAACGGAAAAGGTCCTGGCGTAGCGACTTCAAATGTCGCAGCCGCTTCCATCTCTAATGCCGTTAAACCTCCAGCCCAAGCAGCCACCTCGGGTGATGATATCACCGATGATGAGTTTGAAGCGCTACTCGATGAGCTTCATGGCTCTGGTAAATTTAGTGGCAAAGTGGAAGAATCCGTGCCAGCCAAGCTTAAGGCTGAAGTTGTTGCTGCGCCAGCGTCAGCAACAGTACCGACTGCAACGTCTGTGGATTCGGACGAAATTACCGACGATGAGTTTGAACGTTTACTCGACGAACTTCATGGCAAAGGAGGGACGCCAGTCAAAGCAGTAGCGAAAGCTGAAGCTGCGAAAACTGTTCCAACTCCTGTCGCAGCGACTGCGACGCCTGTTGCTCCTAAAGCGAGTGTCACTGCTGCAATACCTCCAACTGTCAAACCTAAGGCAGAAGTTGTCGTTGCTGAAAAAGCCCCCGTTAAAGCAGCGGCCGCCGCATCATCGACAAGCGTGCCTCAAGGTGAAACGACCGTTCGGGTAGACACCGCAAGACTTGACCAGATCATGAATATGGTGGGTGAGTTAGTATTAGTGCGTAACCGCTTGGTAAGTTTAGGTATAAGTCGTGATGACGAAGAAATGTCTAAAGCGCTTGCGAATCTTGATTTAGTCACTGCGGACTTACAAGGTGCAGTGATGAAAACTCGCATGCAGCCTATTAAGAAAGTCTTTGGTCGTTTTCCTCGTGTGGTACGTGATTTAGCCCGCACACTCAACAAAGAGATCGATTTAGTGCTGGTCGGGGAAGAAACTGACTTAGACAAGAACCTCGTTGAAGCTCTGGCAGATCCATTGGTCCACTTGGTGCGTAACTCTGTCGACCACGGTATTGAAATGCCTAATGACCGTGAGGCTTCTGGAAAACCTAGAACAGGCGTGATTACACTTTCAGCGAGCCAAGAAGGTGACCATATTCTGCTAAAAATCGAAGATGATGGTGCAGGTATGGATCCGGAAAAGTTAAAGCAAATTGCCATTAAACGCGGTGTGCTGGACGAAGATTCTGCTGCGCGTATGACAGACAATGAGGCTTATAATCTGATCTTTGCTCCAGGTTTTTCAACCAAGGTTGAAATTTCAGATATATCGGGTCGTGGTGTGGGGATGGACGTGGTTAAAACACGTATCACTCAACTCAACGGCACAGTACACATTGACTCGATGAAGGGTAAAGGCACCATACTTGAGATTAAAGTGCCGTTAACCTTGGCGATTATGCCAACGCTTATGGTTGACGTTGCTAAACAAGTCTTTGCCTTGCCATTATCTAGCGTTAACGAAATTTTCCACCTCGATCTCACTAAGACCAATATTGTTGACGGGCAGCTTACAGTGATTGTTCGCAACAAGGCCGTACCGCTTTTCTATCTAGAGCATTGGTTGCATCGAAATAAAACCAACTTTAAACATGGTGACAAAAAACATGGCCATGTTGTGATTGTGCAGTTAGGTATAATGCAGATTGGTTTTGTTGTGGATGCGCTTATTGGCCAAGAAGAAGTGGTGATTAAGCCGCTAGGGGCCCTGTTGCATGGCACGCCAGGTATGGCGGGGGCAACGATTACATCCGATGGTGGTATTGCGCTGATCTTGGATGTTCCTGGGCTATTAAAGCATTATGCGAAAAATAAAAGTTAG
- the cheY gene encoding chemotaxis response regulator CheY, with amino-acid sequence MDKNMKILIVDDFSTMRRIIKNLLRDLGFNNTQEADDGSTALPMLQKGDFDFVVTDWNMPGMQGIDLLKAIRADDSLKHLPVLMVTAEAKREQIIAAAQAGVNGYVVKPFTAATLKEKLDKIFERLA; translated from the coding sequence TTGGACAAGAATATGAAGATTCTCATCGTTGATGACTTTTCGACAATGAGACGTATCATCAAGAACTTGTTGCGAGACTTGGGCTTTAACAATACCCAAGAAGCAGACGATGGCTCAACTGCCTTGCCAATGTTGCAAAAAGGCGATTTTGATTTTGTCGTAACAGATTGGAACATGCCAGGCATGCAGGGTATCGATTTGCTTAAGGCCATCAGGGCCGATGACTCTCTAAAGCATCTACCTGTATTAATGGTCACTGCTGAAGCAAAACGTGAACAAATTATCGCTGCCGCGCAAGCGGGGGTTAATGGGTATGTGGTTAAACCTTTTACAGCAGCAACATTGAAAGAGAAGTTAGATAAAATATTCGAACGACTCGCTTAA
- the flhA gene encoding flagellar biosynthesis protein FlhA — protein sequence MDVKATLGQVKQLKLSSFKGIGTPLLVLAALAMIVLPIPPFLLDILFSFNIALALVVLLVAIYTDRPLDFAAFPTVLLVATLLRLALNVASTRVVLLEGHNGGDAAGKVIEAFGSVVIGGNYAVGVVVFIILIIINFAVVTKGAGRIAEVSARFTLDAMPGKQMAIDADLNAGIINQDQARTRRAEVTREADFYGAMDGASKFVKGDAIAGIMILVINILGGFIIGIVQHGLTFAQAAEIYTLLTIGDGLVAQIPGLLLSIAAALMVTRQNESGDMGQMLMSQMFDSHKSLGIAAGVLFVMGIVPGMPHMAFLSFAVMTGGAAYFVFKRNEAKRAKALEQVKTGPTERTEREPKELSWDDVHHVDTIGLEVGYRLIPLVDKGQGGELLSRIKGVRKKLSQELGFLVPAVHIRDNLDLSPNAYRISLMGVVVGEADIRHDCELAINPGQVYGKLDGIETRDPAFGLEAVWIAPELREHAQTLGYTVVDAATVVATHISQILTNNAAKLLGYEEAQQLMDMLAKHSPKLVDGFIPDVMPLGNVVKVMQNLLNEGVSVRDLRTIVQTLLEYGTKSNDTEVLTAAVRIALKRMIVQEISGPELEIPVITLAPELEQMLHQSMQATGGDGPNIEPGLAERMQQSLADAAQKQEMVGQPAILLTSGMLRATLSRFVKYTIPNLRVISYQEIPDEKQIRIVSAVGQ from the coding sequence ATGGATGTTAAAGCCACCCTAGGCCAAGTAAAACAGCTGAAACTGAGCTCTTTCAAGGGCATTGGTACACCATTGCTAGTGCTTGCAGCATTAGCAATGATTGTGCTGCCGATCCCGCCGTTTCTACTCGACATCTTATTTTCTTTTAACATTGCGTTGGCTTTGGTTGTGCTTTTGGTCGCCATTTATACCGATAGACCATTAGATTTTGCTGCTTTCCCAACGGTATTGTTAGTCGCAACGCTATTACGACTTGCACTCAACGTGGCGTCGACCCGTGTAGTGTTACTCGAAGGTCACAACGGTGGTGATGCCGCAGGTAAGGTGATTGAGGCCTTTGGCTCCGTAGTGATTGGTGGTAACTATGCCGTCGGCGTAGTCGTTTTTATCATTCTGATTATTATCAACTTTGCCGTTGTTACTAAAGGTGCTGGCCGGATTGCAGAGGTGAGTGCTCGCTTTACCTTAGATGCGATGCCCGGTAAGCAAATGGCGATTGATGCTGACTTAAATGCGGGCATTATCAATCAAGACCAAGCCAGAACAAGACGTGCTGAAGTAACCCGCGAAGCTGATTTCTACGGGGCGATGGACGGTGCATCTAAGTTCGTTAAGGGTGATGCGATTGCCGGTATTATGATTTTAGTGATCAACATACTCGGTGGGTTTATTATCGGGATTGTGCAACATGGTTTGACATTTGCTCAAGCTGCTGAAATTTATACTCTCTTAACCATAGGTGATGGTTTAGTTGCTCAAATTCCAGGTTTATTGCTCTCAATTGCTGCGGCATTAATGGTGACTCGCCAAAATGAATCTGGTGATATGGGTCAGATGTTAATGAGTCAGATGTTTGACAGTCATAAATCCTTAGGGATTGCTGCTGGCGTATTGTTTGTCATGGGCATAGTGCCCGGTATGCCACATATGGCGTTTTTAAGTTTTGCAGTCATGACCGGTGGTGCGGCTTATTTTGTGTTTAAACGCAATGAAGCTAAACGCGCTAAAGCCCTAGAACAAGTGAAAACAGGGCCGACTGAAAGAACAGAAAGAGAGCCGAAAGAACTCAGTTGGGACGATGTTCATCATGTTGACACTATTGGTTTGGAAGTGGGTTATCGTTTGATCCCATTAGTCGATAAAGGTCAAGGTGGGGAATTACTTAGTCGGATCAAAGGTGTACGTAAAAAACTGTCTCAGGAATTGGGTTTCTTGGTTCCTGCTGTACATATTCGTGACAATCTAGACCTTTCACCCAATGCCTACCGCATCTCCTTAATGGGCGTCGTCGTGGGGGAGGCGGACATTCGCCATGACTGCGAGCTCGCCATTAATCCTGGCCAAGTGTACGGTAAGTTAGATGGCATCGAGACTCGCGATCCCGCCTTTGGTCTCGAAGCCGTTTGGATTGCACCGGAGTTACGTGAGCATGCCCAAACCTTAGGTTATACCGTGGTGGATGCCGCGACGGTAGTGGCAACCCATATCAGTCAAATATTGACAAATAACGCTGCTAAACTGCTTGGTTACGAAGAAGCGCAACAACTTATGGATATGCTTGCGAAGCATTCACCCAAGCTGGTAGATGGCTTTATTCCTGATGTAATGCCGCTTGGAAATGTCGTAAAAGTGATGCAAAACCTATTAAATGAAGGAGTTTCTGTCAGAGACTTGCGTACCATAGTGCAAACTTTGTTAGAATACGGTACTAAGAGTAACGATACTGAAGTGTTAACGGCGGCTGTGCGTATTGCATTGAAGCGCATGATAGTTCAAGAGATCTCCGGTCCTGAGCTTGAAATCCCCGTCATAACTTTGGCGCCAGAGTTGGAACAGATGTTGCATCAATCAATGCAAGCAACCGGTGGCGACGGTCCAAATATCGAGCCAGGCCTTGCAGAACGTATGCAGCAATCCTTAGCGGATGCCGCTCAAAAGCAAGAGATGGTCGGACAGCCCGCCATTTTGCTAACGTCTGGTATGTTACGTGCGACCCTGTCTCGCTTTGTTAAATATACTATTCCTAATCTCAGAGTGATTTCTTACCAAGAAATCCCCGATGAAAAGCAAATACGCATTGTATCTGCCGTCGGCCAGTAG